A portion of the Stigmatella aurantiaca DW4/3-1 genome contains these proteins:
- a CDS encoding acyl-CoA dehydrogenase family protein, with protein sequence MDFSWTSEQLELYDRALDFARANLSDDPKRTEGKFPRTLWQRCGEFGFLGLPVPERHGGLGLDTLTTARVMEALGRGCVDTGLVFSAGAHLFACVMPILEAGDDRQKTQYLPRLCSGEWVGANAISEPEAGSDVFALKTRAVRDGDSYVLDGGKSYVTNGPDADVFLVYAVTHPTSGYLGLSAFLIEKKTPGLSVGRPFEKMGLSTSPIAPIYLEGCRVPASAMLGAEGQGAPLFKRSMQWERACLFAAYVGVMERVLEQTVDFARQRKQFKRAIGKNQAISHRLADMKLRLESSRLLLYRACWLMDRGQEASMEVSLAKLAISEAAVQCGLDTLQIHGGMGYVTETGIERVLRDAIPSTIFSGTSEIQRDIIASNLGL encoded by the coding sequence ATGGACTTCAGTTGGACGAGCGAGCAGCTGGAACTGTATGACCGCGCGCTGGATTTCGCCCGGGCGAATCTTTCTGATGATCCGAAGCGCACCGAGGGGAAGTTCCCTCGCACGCTGTGGCAGCGATGTGGCGAGTTCGGCTTCTTGGGTCTGCCCGTGCCCGAACGTCATGGCGGTCTTGGGCTCGACACGCTGACGACCGCCCGGGTGATGGAGGCGCTGGGGCGCGGGTGCGTCGATACGGGGCTGGTCTTCTCCGCGGGGGCGCACCTCTTCGCCTGCGTCATGCCCATTCTCGAAGCGGGCGATGACCGGCAGAAAACCCAGTACCTTCCCCGGCTCTGCTCGGGAGAGTGGGTGGGCGCCAACGCCATCTCCGAGCCCGAGGCAGGCTCCGATGTTTTCGCCCTCAAGACGCGTGCGGTGCGCGACGGCGACAGCTACGTGCTCGACGGAGGCAAGAGCTACGTCACCAACGGCCCGGATGCCGATGTCTTCCTGGTCTACGCCGTCACCCACCCCACATCCGGATACTTGGGCCTGAGCGCTTTTCTCATCGAGAAGAAGACGCCGGGCCTCTCCGTGGGGAGGCCCTTCGAGAAGATGGGCCTGTCGACCTCGCCCATCGCGCCCATCTATCTGGAAGGCTGCCGGGTGCCCGCTTCCGCGATGCTCGGTGCCGAGGGCCAAGGGGCCCCGCTCTTCAAGCGCTCCATGCAGTGGGAGCGAGCCTGCCTCTTCGCCGCCTACGTGGGCGTCATGGAGCGGGTGCTCGAACAGACGGTGGACTTCGCCCGTCAGCGCAAGCAGTTCAAGCGCGCCATCGGGAAAAATCAGGCCATCTCCCACCGGCTGGCGGACATGAAGCTGCGGCTCGAATCCTCGCGGCTCCTGCTGTACCGCGCTTGCTGGTTGATGGATCGCGGCCAGGAGGCCTCCATGGAGGTGTCGCTGGCCAAGCTGGCGATCAGCGAGGCCGCCGTCCAGTGCGGTCTGGACACCCTCCAGATCCACGGTGGCATGGGGTACGTGACCGAGACGGGCATCGAGCGGGTGCTGCGAGACGCCATCCCCAGCACGATCTTCTCCGGCACCTCGGAGATTCAACGGGACATCATCGCCAGCAACCTGGGCCTATGA
- a CDS encoding amino acid adenylation domain-containing protein produces MTLDQIVIRSAARAPEAVAVQGPDATLTYGQLDALANRIARALQGLGVKKGDRVGLWTEKSTRAVAAMQGIARLGAAYVPLDPLNPAVRTRIILDDCRIDVLVTSASRAAELHSGGMDRLRFLLVDDEGPSLPWSRLAEFSDAPLPHHGSDDHDLAYILYTSGSTGTPKGVCISQRNALAFIEWCHGLLNTTPADRFSNHAPFFFDLSVLDLYAAFLGGASVTLIPEALAFAPEKLVELVLRERFSIWYSVPSALTLMMQQGGLLNHPELPFRAVLFAGEPFPIKHLRPLREHLPAARFFNLYGPTETNVCTFHEVTDISPERTEPVPIGRASCGDQVWLARPPDSEPSQQAEGGEVGELMVAGPTVMLGYWGHPPQGDQPYATGDLCRRLPDGTFEYLGRRDNMLKVRGRRIEPGEIEAALLTHPDIREVGVVASGAGLEARLVAFLVSASATAPSLLKVKKHCAERLPRYMIVDEVRVLAEMPRTQNGKLDRRALQALTQQRPPG; encoded by the coding sequence ATGACGCTCGATCAGATCGTGATCCGCAGCGCGGCGCGGGCCCCCGAGGCCGTCGCCGTCCAAGGTCCCGACGCGACGCTCACCTACGGCCAGCTCGACGCGCTCGCCAACCGGATTGCCCGCGCCCTTCAGGGGCTGGGGGTCAAGAAAGGGGACAGGGTGGGGCTGTGGACGGAGAAGTCCACGCGCGCGGTGGCCGCAATGCAGGGGATTGCCCGGCTGGGTGCCGCCTACGTGCCGCTGGATCCCCTGAATCCCGCCGTACGGACGCGGATCATCCTCGACGACTGCCGCATCGACGTGCTGGTGACCAGCGCCTCGCGCGCCGCGGAGCTCCACTCCGGTGGCATGGACCGGCTCCGCTTCCTGTTGGTGGATGACGAGGGCCCCTCGCTCCCGTGGTCCCGGCTGGCTGAATTTTCGGATGCGCCGCTGCCCCACCACGGCTCGGACGACCATGATCTGGCCTACATCCTCTACACCTCTGGCTCCACCGGAACGCCCAAAGGCGTGTGCATCAGCCAGCGGAACGCGCTGGCGTTCATCGAGTGGTGTCACGGGCTGCTGAACACCACCCCGGCCGATCGCTTCAGCAACCACGCGCCGTTCTTCTTCGATCTTTCGGTGCTGGATCTCTACGCGGCGTTCCTGGGGGGGGCCTCGGTCACCCTCATCCCCGAGGCACTGGCTTTCGCACCCGAGAAGCTGGTGGAGCTGGTGCTGCGCGAGCGGTTCAGCATCTGGTACTCGGTGCCCTCCGCGCTCACCCTGATGATGCAACAAGGCGGGCTGCTGAATCACCCGGAGCTTCCCTTCCGGGCCGTGCTGTTCGCGGGAGAGCCCTTCCCCATCAAGCACCTGCGTCCCCTCCGAGAGCACCTCCCAGCCGCACGGTTCTTCAACCTGTATGGCCCCACCGAGACGAATGTCTGCACCTTCCACGAAGTGACGGACATTTCTCCCGAGCGTACCGAGCCCGTTCCGATCGGCCGGGCCAGTTGTGGGGACCAGGTGTGGCTCGCCAGGCCACCGGACTCCGAGCCTTCCCAGCAGGCAGAGGGCGGCGAGGTGGGCGAACTGATGGTGGCCGGCCCCACGGTGATGCTGGGCTATTGGGGCCACCCCCCTCAAGGGGACCAGCCCTACGCCACCGGGGATCTCTGCCGCCGCCTTCCCGATGGCACCTTCGAGTACCTCGGCCGCCGCGACAACATGTTGAAGGTGCGGGGGCGGCGGATCGAACCCGGCGAGATCGAAGCCGCATTGCTCACCCACCCGGACATCCGAGAGGTGGGCGTGGTGGCCTCGGGCGCTGGCCTGGAAGCGCGGCTGGTGGCGTTCCTGGTCAGCGCCTCCGCCACCGCTCCCTCGCTCCTCAAGGTGAAGAAGCACTGCGCCGAGCGGCTGCCGCGCTACATGATCGTCGATGAGGTGCGTGTCCTCGCGGAAATGCCACGGACGCAGAACGGCAAGCTCGACCGGCGAGCGCTGCAGGCCCTGACGCAACAGCGTCCGCCAGGTTGA
- a CDS encoding MBL fold metallo-hydrolase produces MSQPAKYLKPNAAAEPLYNQWYAWWYLVAPATAPLFVANLHMKIMQSFVSMPAVHVAALKNPALMGGPYINHGAERAGEVKALLERTQREQASSLKFAQAVAELDKLLATANGSSLEELYRKVPDILQGYVELTYDLNNRASPRFFEALLYRSPHYQESAQSVALRLLEGDARPYVFSTPRLDSQKDTLHVHVPFRHGALDALFAMRHTPAPVAPIQEALGIAPEHTERFSSFFTEEPPRQTPRYSGKGVRVRYFGHACVLIESKDVSILTDPVVSYDFPTDLPRYTHSDLPEKIDYVLITHGHADHLMLETLLPLRNRIGTIVVPSSDGGSLADPSLKLLLQHVGFRHVVTLGELESLDIPGGSLMGMPFIGEHGDLNIRAKLAHLVRLEGKSLLMAADSNAIEPRLYDHVHAAVGDVDALFIGMESEGGPLSWMYGPLLPAPLPRKQDQSRRLNGSNSERAIEIVKRLHPSQVCVYAMGREPWMGHVMAMGYQENSPQILEARKLMAWCQERGIAASLPYVKAESFLGAE; encoded by the coding sequence ATGTCCCAGCCCGCGAAGTACCTGAAGCCCAACGCCGCCGCCGAACCGCTCTACAACCAGTGGTACGCGTGGTGGTATCTGGTCGCGCCCGCGACTGCGCCGCTCTTCGTGGCGAACCTGCATATGAAGATCATGCAGTCGTTTGTCTCGATGCCCGCCGTCCATGTCGCCGCGTTGAAGAACCCCGCGCTGATGGGAGGGCCGTACATCAACCATGGCGCGGAGCGGGCAGGGGAGGTCAAGGCATTGCTGGAGCGCACCCAGCGGGAGCAGGCCTCCTCGTTGAAGTTCGCGCAGGCCGTGGCGGAGCTGGACAAATTGCTGGCCACCGCCAACGGCTCCTCGCTCGAGGAACTGTACCGGAAGGTGCCCGACATCCTCCAGGGGTACGTGGAACTCACGTACGATCTCAACAACCGCGCATCGCCCCGCTTCTTCGAGGCCCTGCTCTACCGGAGCCCCCACTACCAGGAGTCCGCTCAGAGCGTGGCGCTCCGGCTGCTCGAAGGAGACGCGCGGCCGTATGTCTTCAGTACCCCCCGGCTCGACTCACAGAAGGACACGCTGCATGTGCACGTGCCCTTCCGGCACGGGGCACTCGATGCGCTCTTCGCCATGCGGCATACGCCGGCGCCGGTGGCGCCCATCCAGGAGGCGCTGGGAATCGCACCGGAGCACACGGAGCGGTTCTCGTCTTTCTTCACGGAAGAGCCTCCCCGCCAGACACCCCGCTACAGCGGCAAGGGCGTCCGGGTGCGCTACTTTGGCCACGCCTGTGTCCTCATCGAGTCGAAGGACGTGAGCATCCTCACGGATCCCGTGGTCAGCTATGACTTCCCCACGGATCTGCCCCGGTACACCCACTCGGATCTTCCCGAGAAGATCGATTACGTCCTGATCACCCACGGGCACGCGGATCATTTGATGCTGGAGACGCTGCTGCCGCTGCGCAACCGGATCGGCACGATCGTGGTTCCCTCCAGCGATGGTGGAAGCCTCGCGGACCCCTCTCTCAAGCTGTTGTTGCAGCACGTGGGGTTCCGCCACGTGGTGACCCTGGGCGAGCTGGAGTCGCTGGACATCCCAGGGGGCTCTCTCATGGGAATGCCCTTCATCGGAGAGCACGGGGACCTGAACATCCGGGCGAAGCTCGCGCACCTGGTCCGGCTGGAAGGCAAGTCGCTCTTGATGGCCGCGGACTCCAACGCCATCGAGCCGCGCCTGTATGATCACGTCCATGCCGCGGTGGGAGACGTTGACGCCCTGTTCATTGGCATGGAGTCCGAAGGCGGACCGCTCAGCTGGATGTACGGACCGCTCCTGCCTGCTCCCTTGCCGCGCAAGCAGGATCAATCCCGGAGGCTCAATGGCTCCAACAGCGAGCGGGCCATTGAAATCGTCAAGCGCCTCCACCCGAGCCAGGTCTGCGTTTACGCCATGGGCCGGGAGCCGTGGATGGGCCACGTGATGGCCATGGGGTACCAGGAAAACTCGCCGCAGATCCTGGAGGCGCGCAAGCTCATGGCCTGGTGCCAGGAGCGGGGCATCGCCGCCAGCCTGCCTTATGTGAAGGCCGAGTCCTTCCTCGGAGCGGAGTGA
- a CDS encoding MbtH family protein: MATNEQEDTAIYKVVMNHEEQYSIWPADRENALGWKDAGKQGAKAECLEYIKQVWTDMRPLSLRKKMEAQTSRN, translated from the coding sequence ATGGCTACGAATGAGCAAGAGGACACGGCAATCTACAAGGTGGTGATGAACCACGAGGAGCAGTACTCCATCTGGCCTGCGGATCGCGAGAACGCACTGGGCTGGAAGGATGCTGGCAAGCAGGGCGCCAAGGCCGAGTGCCTGGAGTACATCAAGCAGGTCTGGACGGACATGCGTCCTCTGAGCCTGCGCAAGAAGATGGAAGCGCAGACTTCGCGCAACTGA
- a CDS encoding GNAT family N-acetyltransferase: MTSSNSSSTAQQAAEALAQARRFSRTLQDRTATRTQRFSRGTALFNDRFPKSWAHNFLRVDPPSEGISAQALAVQAEVLHGEAGHSHRRLWVDDAATGERLLESLGPLGWQTQCEWVMAHFDEVPAPDPRITVQEFSHEGMRPFWEEMFRRMEFVRDEKTVQQLTERNLLLGQQSSVRHFGAVFEGRIVSACDLYPGEGLAEIQDVETLEEFRKQGFSRAVMRTALRAARERGAAFTFLTTDSDDWPKEFYGRLGFQPVGKFFVFVRTPPQT, translated from the coding sequence ATGACATCCTCGAATTCCAGCTCCACAGCCCAGCAGGCAGCCGAAGCGCTCGCTCAGGCGCGCCGCTTCTCCCGGACCCTTCAAGACCGGACCGCCACGCGCACCCAGCGCTTCTCCAGGGGGACGGCGTTGTTCAACGACCGGTTCCCCAAGTCATGGGCCCATAACTTCCTGCGCGTGGATCCTCCCTCGGAGGGGATTTCGGCCCAAGCGCTCGCGGTCCAGGCCGAAGTCCTGCACGGCGAGGCGGGGCACTCCCATCGGCGCCTCTGGGTGGATGACGCGGCCACCGGCGAGCGGCTCCTGGAGAGCCTTGGCCCGCTCGGCTGGCAGACCCAGTGTGAGTGGGTGATGGCGCACTTCGACGAAGTGCCCGCCCCGGATCCCCGCATCACCGTCCAGGAGTTCTCTCACGAGGGCATGCGCCCTTTCTGGGAGGAGATGTTCCGCCGGATGGAGTTCGTTCGGGACGAAAAGACGGTGCAGCAATTGACCGAGCGCAACCTCCTCCTCGGCCAGCAGTCCTCCGTCCGGCACTTCGGCGCGGTCTTCGAGGGACGCATCGTCAGCGCGTGCGACCTCTACCCGGGGGAAGGCTTGGCGGAAATCCAGGACGTGGAGACGCTGGAGGAGTTCCGGAAGCAGGGGTTCTCCCGCGCGGTCATGAGGACAGCGTTGCGCGCCGCTCGGGAGCGCGGCGCCGCCTTCACGTTCCTCACCACCGACTCAGACGATTGGCCCAAGGAGTTCTATGGCCGACTCGGCTTTCAGCCGGTGGGGAAGTTCTTCGTCTTCGTCAGAACTCCCCCCCAGACCTGA